Genomic segment of Polynucleobacter necessarius:
TTTTGAATCTGGCTATGGTGTAGATATTGGCCTTCTTATTGATGCCCATCTTAAAGGAGCACGCATCTGCGAGGTTGATATTGGTTCTTTAGAGCACGATAGTCAGCCTTTAGTAGATCTTACAACCATGGCCAATGAAGTGGCTCGTGTTATTCACCACTACTCCCGTCATGCTGGAAGACTACATGTAGAGCAAATTTCTGAAATGCATGAGGAGCAGAGACTAGCTTCAGCCTCATTTGATTACATAATCAATCGTCGTAAGGATCGTCGCAAAGTAGTGCTATTGGATATGGATGGCACCATCACACCAAATCAATTTATCCAGGATTTGGCAAGCTTTACTCATACAGAAGAAGCTTTGGCAGTCATACTTGATCTTTATCAAAATGATGCTGGCACTCGCGAACAGAAGGTTGCAGAGATCTTTAAATTTACCCATCGAACTCAGTTTGAAAAAGTCGCAATGTCGATGCCCATCAAACTAGGCGTCGTTGAATTTGTAAACCAAATGAAGCGCAATGGCTTTATGGTTGGACTGATATCCGATAGCTACTTTATTGCTGCAGAAATCATGCACAAGAGAATTTTTGCAGATTTTGCAATTGTGCATACTCTAAAATTTAGAAACGATGTCTGCAGCGGTGAGTTAAATCTCAATAAAGATTTTTATCCTGATCGTAGTCATGGGAATTTACAACCTTGCAAAAGCAATGTGATTAAACAATTTCTCTCTAAAAACAATAAACCAAGTTTCACTGAAGTTTGGGCTATTGGGGATCAGTTAAATGATCTTGATATGCTATTACTAGCTGATAAGGTCTTTGTTATCGACCCCAAGTCCCCAGGGCTATTGAAGCACAAGCACATTAAACATGCTTCTTCGTTTGAGGATTTATCTCAAGTCGATGTCATCGTTTAAACGGCTTTGAGTTCTCTCAATTAGACGGGAGTGCTCAAGGATTCCAATTGCCAACTCAAGCAGTTAATGCCAAATGTGCAATGAATGCGGATCTGTTTTCTCCTGCTTTTTTTGCTTTTGCATCCAATCTAGCCAATACCCTTTTTGGAAGGGTGATATTTATTCGCTCTATTTCATCAGAAAGCAATGCTGGATCAATCTCTACAATTGCCCAAACCCACCCTTTAAATTCTTTCCGCTTTTGTAACTCTCTCAATGAACTTGGTTTTGGTATTTCTTGATTACGCTCTAAAGCAAGCTCAATCCAAATCTCTATAGCCTCTTTTGCGTTTTCTATAGCTTCATCAATGTCTCTATCTCCGGCTGAGAAACAGCCTGCCAAATCTGGCACAACGACACCCCAGGCTTCCTTGCTAGATCCCGGCTCAATTGCAATCGGATATTTCATTTATGGCCCCTCTTGATATCTGCCTGTTTTAATATTTTTTCCACTAAACCAAGACCCAAATCCTTTTTAGGATGAGGAATGCAAATATGCCCATCCTTTGTTCTGTGAGTGAAGATATGATGCGAACCCCTCGTCCTACTGAGTACCCACCCATCGCTACTCAATAGCTCAATTAGTTTTTTACTGTGCATCGATCTCCTTTTAAATTATACACACCATACACACTAAAATCGATCTAACTTCCTTTCCGATGCCATAGGCGCTGACTATGCT
This window contains:
- a CDS encoding type II toxin-antitoxin system HicB family antitoxin — encoded protein: MKYPIAIEPGSSKEAWGVVVPDLAGCFSAGDRDIDEAIENAKEAIEIWIELALERNQEIPKPSSLRELQKRKEFKGWVWAIVEIDPALLSDEIERINITLPKRVLARLDAKAKKAGENRSAFIAHLALTA
- a CDS encoding type II toxin-antitoxin system HicA family toxin, yielding MHSKKLIELLSSDGWVLSRTRGSHHIFTHRTKDGHICIPHPKKDLGLGLVEKILKQADIKRGHK
- a CDS encoding HAD-IB family phosphatase produces the protein MVAPLIAGDADFVKAKFGRGGGRVTELTAKPMLKVFFLELAGISQPLGGVIAAKASLLKKLTFESGYGVDIGLLIDAHLKGARICEVDIGSLEHDSQPLVDLTTMANEVARVIHHYSRHAGRLHVEQISEMHEEQRLASASFDYIINRRKDRRKVVLLDMDGTITPNQFIQDLASFTHTEEALAVILDLYQNDAGTREQKVAEIFKFTHRTQFEKVAMSMPIKLGVVEFVNQMKRNGFMVGLISDSYFIAAEIMHKRIFADFAIVHTLKFRNDVCSGELNLNKDFYPDRSHGNLQPCKSNVIKQFLSKNNKPSFTEVWAIGDQLNDLDMLLLADKVFVIDPKSPGLLKHKHIKHASSFEDLSQVDVIV